TGAATGAGTGACCCCCGTTGGGTTGACCCTCATTGACTGGATGCCCCATGTTGGGTTCTTCATTCCTACTGGGCATCTCCCAAGACATAGATCCCGCTTGCCTTGCCCAACCTCTCTATGGCTTGGAGCCCATTTGGCCACCACCACGTCCTCGGTGCCAGCACGACCCAGGGTAGATGATGGCTTGGAAGCTGGTGGAGACCCCATCTTGAAGCCCATCACCGTGAGCTCAAAAGGACCAAAGCAACCATCACAAAGGCTTTAATTTCTGCTCTCCTCCCACCCCACATCTCAGCAGCTTCACCCCACAGCTTATGGTGGCCCATTGCTCCTTTCACCACCCTCCCACTCCCCCCCGATGGCGCTTGGAGCTCAGTTGTCCTCCATGGTCTGGTGGATCCATTGGGCGTATCTACAGACCTTGGTGTAGACGCCGGGGCGCTTGGGCTGCCCGCACTTCTCCATGCCCCAAGACACGATCCCTTGGAGGCTCCTGTTGCAAACCAGGGGTCCTCCGGAGTCACCCTAGGAGAAATGTGGCGTCAGCCCCATGGGGTTGGCCTTCATTGGGTGAGCTCTTTGCGTTGGCCAAGTGGGGTGGGGTTGGGTTGGTCAACTCCAATGTGGGCAAGTGGTCGGGGCAAGCGCCCCCATTGAGCTGGGCAACTCTTGTTGGGCTGAAGAGCTGCCACTGGATTCTTCAAGTGCCCTTGGGGTGAGTGGCCATTGAGTTGCCCAAGTCAACGGGAGGCCGCCATGAGCTTCACCTGAGGGTCAGCCCTTGAAACCCAGCCCTAAGTTGACCACCAGTGCCCAAGAGGATGCTGGGAGAGACCTCAGGATGCCCATGGAGATGGACCTCAGGATACCCATGGAGATGCACCTCAAGATGCCCATGGAGGTGGACCTCAAGATGCCCATAGAGGTACACCTCAAGATACCCATGGAGATGGACCTAAGGATGCCCATGGAGATTGACCTCAATAGGACATCATGATGGACCTCAGGATGCCCATGGAGATAGACCTctggaggccatggagatggaCCTCAAGATGCCCATGGAGATGGACCTCAAGATGCCCATATAGGTACACCTCAAGATGCCCATGGAGATGGACCGCAAGATGCCCATAGAGGTACACCTCAAGATGCCCATGGAGATGCACCTCAGGATACCCATTGAGATGCACCTCAAGATGCCCATGGAGGTGGACCTCAGGATGCCCATGGAGATGGACCTCAATAGGACATCAAGGTGGACCCCAAGATGCCCATGGAGATGGACCTCTAAGATACCCATGGAGATGGACCTCAGGATGCCCATGGAGATGGACCTCAGGATGCTCATCGATGGTGCACCTCATGATGACCATGGAGATGGACCTCAGGATGCCCATTGAGATGCACCTCAAGATACCCATGGAGATGGACCtcaggaggccatggagatggaCCTCAATAGGACATCAAGGTGGACCCCAAGATGCCCATGGAGATGGACCTCTAAGATACCCATGGAGATGGACCTCAGGATGCCCGTGGAGATGGACCTCAATAGGACATCACGATGGACCTCAGGATGCCCATGGAGATGGACGTCAGGATGCCCATAGAGGTGCACCTGAAGATGCCCATGGAGATGGACCTCAAGATGCCCATGGAGACAGACCTCAGGATGCCCATGGAGAGGAATCTTGGGATGCCCATGGAGATGGACCTTAACAGGACATCAAGGTGGACCTCAAGATGCCCATGGAGAGGGACCTCAACAGGACATAGAGGTGGACCTTGGGATGCCCATGGAGATGGACCTCAGGATGCCCATAGAGGTGCACCTGAAGATGCCCATGGAGACTGACCTCAACAGGACATCAAGGTGCACCTCAGGATGCCCATGGAAACAGACCTCAGGATGCCCATGGAGAGGAACCTTGGGATGCCCATGGAGATGGACCTCAACAGGACATCAAGGTGGACCTCAGGGTGCCCATGGAGAGGGACCTCAGGATGCCCATGGAGAGGAACCTCAGGAGGCCCTGGCGCTGGTTCCTGCGCTCTGCTCCGTACCTGACACGAGTCCCTCCCACCTTGGAGGCTGCCGGCGCAGAGCATGTTGTCGGTGATGGAGCCGGGGTACAGGCGGTGGCATTCGGCCGTGGAGAAGATGGTGACGTTGACGCACTGCAAGACGTCCGGGTAAGTGACTGGGGTGGGACACAAAGGGACAAAGAGcgaagggaggggaggagaagaaagagaccAAAGGAGATGGACCCGGCCCCCGGCGGGAGctgtgccccacagcagccAAAGCCCACCCAAAGGTGGCACCCAATGTGGTGggatggggtctatgggggccccaatgtggggctggggggagggaagggggatatcggggtgggggtggtggtgttgggAGCTTGTGGATGGGCTTGGGTGGGTTTAAAGGGGTGCAGGTGGTCATGGGGGGACCCAGATGGCCATAAGGGAACCCATGTGTCCCAGGTGACCATAAGGGGACCCAAACGGCCATGAGGGGACCCAAATGGCCATAAAGGGACCCAAATGGCCATAAAGGGACCCAAATGGCCATGAAGGGACCCAAATGTCCATAAAGGGACCCGAATGGCCATAAAGGGACCCAAATGGCCATAAAGGGACCCAAATGGCCATGAAGGGACCCAAATGTCCATAAAGGGACCCGAATGGCCATAAAGGGACCCAAATGGCCATAAAGGGACCCAAATGGCCATAAAGGGACCCAGATCTGCGTAAGGGCACACGGATCTCCTTGAAGGGGCCCATATCTCCATAAGAGGAGATGGAGCAAGGCACCAAGATGAGCCTGATGTCCCCATCCCCTACATAAGAACCGTCTAAACCTCCATAAGAACTCCCTAAACCTCCATAAGACCCCCCTAAACCTCCATAAGGACCCCCTAAACCTCCATAAGACCCCCCTAAACCTCCATAAGAACTCCCTGAACCTCCATAAGACACCCCTAAACCTCCATAAGAACTCCCTGAACCTCCATAAGACACCCCTAAACCTCCATAAGGACCCCCTAAACCTCCATAAGAACCCCCTAAACCTCCATAAGGAGAACCTAAACCTCCATAAGACCCCCTAAACCTCCATAAGGACCCCCTAAACCTCCATAAGAACCCCCTAAACCTCCATAAGGAGCCCCTAAACCTCCATAAGACCCCCCTAAACCCCCATAAGACCCTCCTAAACCTCCATAAGGACCCCCTAAACCCCCATAAGGACCCCCTAAACCTCCATAAGACCCCCCTAAACCTCCCCATAAGAGCCCCCGGAGCCACTCAGGTACCTTCAGGGGAGGTGGTGGCTCCCCATCCTGACGTGGTGCAGGTGGTCccaggctggggcaggcaggaggccacggagatgggCTTGATCCTGTCGGTGATGGTGACGGGCGTGAGGAGCTTCATCATCATGATGTCGTTGTCCTTGGTGGTGGGGTCGTAGCTGGGGTGGGCCACCATCTTCTGCACCATCTTCTGCACCTCCCCGCGCTCCCGGGTGTACAGGTTGTGTTTGCCCATGTGCACACTGGTGATCCTATGGGGCACAGGGGGTGGTCACCATTGGGGGGTGGGACATGGGGTATGGGGGTCATAGACCGTGTGTAGGACATGGTATGGATCATATGTAGGGCATGGTGTGGACCACGTGTAGGATGTGGTATAGATCATACGTAGGGCATGGAATGGACCGTGTGTAGGACATGGTATGGATCGTATGTAGGACATGGTATGGACCATGTGTAGGGCATGGCATGGACCATGTCTAGGGCA
This genomic interval from Lathamus discolor isolate bLatDis1 unplaced genomic scaffold, bLatDis1.hap1 Scaffold_64, whole genome shotgun sequence contains the following:
- the LOC136006743 gene encoding kallikrein-11-like; amino-acid sequence: MKVLRTLLLVVSMATSAVEGDTRVVGGMDCEPHSQPWQVAILDMYKLYCGGVLVDKEWVVTAAHCTTPGITSVHMGKHNLYTRERGEVQKMVQKMVAHPSYDPTTKDNDIMMMKLLTPVTITDRIKPISVASCLPQPGTTCTTSGWGATTSPEVTYPDVLQCVNVTIFSTAECHRLYPGSITDNMLCAGSLQGGRDSCQGDSGGPLVCNRSLQGIVSWGMEKCGQPKRPGVYTKVCRYAQWIHQTMEDN